The following is a genomic window from Bordetella petrii.
AGGTCGGGAATCTGCGCCACGCGCACGCCCTGGCCGCGGTCCTGCAGCGGGATCTGCAGGGCATGCTGCTCCAGCACCGCCGACAGCGAGCGGCGCAGCTCGTTCATCAACATCTCGAACGTGGTCTGCAGATCGTCGTGCCGGTATTCGGGCAGCACCTCGGGGCGGCGCGACGCAGCCGTGTACGTGGCAAGGTCGCAGGCCAGCATCAGCCAGTCGTGGAACAGGCGCTCGGGGTGCAGCCACTCGGCCTGGCGCGCGTGCCATAGCGCGCCGATGTAGCGGTTGACGGTTTCCAGCAGCATGAAGTCGGACACCTCGGACACGCCGCCGCGCCCGGGTTGCGACAAGCGCATGGCCAGGGCCTCGCTGCGCGCGTTCAGCAGGCCGTACAGCTCCTGCACGAAACCCAGCAGCAACGGATGCGCGCCAGCCGCCAGCCACGGCGGGATGTAGCGTTCGTCCAGCACCACGCGGTTGTCCGCGCGGCGTTCGATCACCCGGACCACGCCCAGGCCCAGCCATTCGTCGCCCAGGTCGGTTTCGAGCATCAGGCGCAGCCGCAGCCGGCCCAGCTGCAACAGCGCCGGCTCCAGCCCGACCGAGCCGGAATCTTCGACCTCGGCTTCCTGCACCAGGTAGCGCGCCAGCGAATCGGCCTCGTCTTCATACTGCACGTCGGTGGCGCCCGGCCGAATGCGCGGCAGCGCGAGCATGACGCGCACGTCCTGGGCGTGCTCGGGCACTTCCAGCGCCTGCGGCGCGTCATCGGGGTGTGAAAATTCAAACGGCGTGCCGTCGGGCAGCACGCCGCTGGCCTGCGTGAGCACCAGCTTGCCCACGGCCAGCGCGTCACGGTCCAGGGCGAGGTGGCTGAACCCCCAGAAAAACCCGTGCAGCGAAGCGGCGCGCTGCTGCAGCAACCCTTCCAGGTAGCGCTCGAACTGCTGGAAATGCTGAGGCCGCAGGAACATCCCCTCGGACCATACGACTTTGCTCTTCTCTGCCATGGCTATGCTTGCGTTGAAGTTGCGGGCAGGCGCTGGCGGCCGGCGCACCGGCCCGCGCCTAGAACGGCCACCAGGAACGCTCCCGGTCGACCACGGCCAGGCTGTTGTCCTTGACCGACACCTTGATCATTTCTTCGTTGGGCGAGAACTGCCATACCTTATATATATTGGTGTTCTGCGCTTCGGGCAGCGGCACGACCAGCCGCCAGTGGCTTTTCTCGAGGTCGCGGTAGGCGGCCACAATGCCCACGACGCGGGCTTGGGCGCTGCCGGAATACTTCAGGGTCTTGGTTTCGCCCGGCCGCAGGATGGCCTGGTCGGTGTTCAGCAGTTCTTTGCCTAGCGCGGCCTGCGGATCGGATTGCAGCGAAAAGAAATCGCGCGACTCGAAAGCGCTGGACGAGGTCAGTTCATAAACCGTGATCTGCACTGGCGACGGGCGCCCGTGCACGTCCGGATTCACCTGCGGATCAGCGGTCAGCTCGATGGCATAGGGAACAGGCACCTGCCTGGCGGTGGAAGAACACCCGGCCAGCAGCACCAGGGCAGCAAGGCTCGCGCAGAGCCCTCTCACAATAGAAATAGCGGTCTTGCGGAACACCATAATTCGCGGAATGCCCCCTGGGATTATGGAGAAAGCGTGTATGACAAGGGAAAAACAAGAAACTGTCGTGCAAATACAGAAATAGTTACTACTGTTACGGAACCCCCCTGGGTTTTTCGCGCTTGGATATATTCCGGAAATCATTTCTGCCAGCAACGGTGGCTATCATCGGGGCGTTCGCACCCGCATCCATGCGCGCGATGCACCGGAGATTTTCTGCATGAGACTCACCGTACAGCCACGTAGCGACGACCCGGGCTCCGCCCCGCTGTCGGCGGTATTCCAGGCTCCCGGCGGCACGCTGGGACGCTCGGCCGACAACCACCTGGTCCTGCCCGACAACGACCGCGGCATCTGCCGCATCCAGGCCGCGTTGCGCATCAGCGACGGCGCCTGCTATCTGGTCAACCTCAGCGGCATGAGCCGCGTCAGCATCAACGGCCGCGCCATCACGCGCGACCAGGAAGTGCCGCTGGCGCCGGGCGACGAACTCGCCATCGGCCCATACACGCTCAAGGCCGAAGACCCCGACGCGCCCATGGCCACTGCCCCGGCAGCCATGGCTGCGGCCGCCGCCACCGCCGCGGCATCCGCGCAGGCCGCGCCGCCCGAGCCCGATCCCCTGCTCGAAAGTCCGTTGCTCGAAGGCGCCGATCTCGCGCCCCCCGATACGCACACCGTCCATCCAGCCTCCCCGCCCTCCTATACGGCGCCGGAAATTTCCAAGACGCCTGACACCTATATAGAACCCACGCCCGCGACACCCGCCCAGGCGTCCGACACGCTGCCGGCCCCGCCTGCGCCAGACACCCGCGAGACCGCGGACACTGCGCCCGAACCGGCGCAACCGCTGCCCGAGCCCCCCGCGCCATTTCCCTCGGCCCCGGCGCGATTTGACGCGCCGTTCGCCGACCTGGATCCACCCCTGGCCGCCGAGCCCCAGGCACCGCAGTCCGACCCGGCCGATGTATTCAGCGACCTGTTCGGCCCCGGCACCCTGCCGGTAGGCAGCGTGCCCGACGTCTCGGCGCACCCGTTCGACCTGGAATCCGCCCAGGCGCGCAACCCGGAAGACCCGCTAAGCCAATTGCCGCGCGGCGACGCCAATGTGCGCGGCCCCCTGCGCGACCCGCTGGACATGCTGGGCAGTCCCGACGCCGATTCCGCCGACAGCGTCTTCTCGGACCAGACTCCCTCGACGCTGCCCTCGCACGACCCGCTGGACCCCCACCGCTCGGATCCGGTCACCGACACCCTCACCCCGCGCCCGCGCGATGACAGCGCCCACGCCGCGCGCGACCATCTGCGCGAATACGGCGGCTACATGCGGCCCGCGCGCGCACGCCAGCCAGAAGAGCCCGACGCCGCCGGCAAGCCGCCGCGCAAATAGCGGCGCGGCCCGCGCCACTATTCGTACCGGTAGCGGAAGTCGCCTTCGGCGGCTTCCAGCGCCACCGCGCGCACCTCGCGCCCTTCCATGGATGCGGTCAGCAGCTCGCGGCTGATCTGCGGCAGCACCGTATTGGTCAGAATCGCATCGACCATGCGGCCGCCGGACTCCACTTCCGTGCATCGCGCCACCACCAGCGCCGTGGCCTCGGGGCTGACAGTAAGCGCGATGCCGTGGTTGTCGAGCAGCCGCTGGCGCACGCGGTCGAACTGCAGATCCACAATGCGCGCCAGCATCTCGTCCGACAGCGGCATATAAGGCACTGCCACCAGCCGCCCCAGCAAGGCCGCCGGAAACGCCTTCAGCAGGGGCTCGCGCAGCGCCGCCGCCAGGCCATCGGCATCGGGCATCAGCGCCGGGTCGCGGCACAGGCTGGCGATCAGCTCGGTGCCCACGTTCGATGTCAGGATGATGATGGTGTTGCGAAAATCGATATAGCGGCCCTCGCCGTCTTCCATCCAGCCCTTGTCGAACACCTGGAAGAAGATCTCGTGCACGTCGGCATGGGCCTTCTCGACCTCGTCGAGCAACACCACGCTGTACGGCCGCCGCCGCACGGCCTCGGTCAGCACGCCGCCTTCGCCATAGCCGACGTATCCGGGCGGCGCGCCTTTCAGCGTCGACACCGTGTGCGATTCCTGGAATTCGCTCATGTTGATGGCGATCAGGTTCTGCTCGCCGCCGTATAGCGCCTCGGCCAGCGCCAGCGCGGTTTCGGTCTTGCCCACGCCGCTCGGACCGCACAGCAGAAACACGCCAACGGGCTTGTTCGGGTCCGTCAGCCGGGCGCGCGAGGTCTGGATGCGCCGCGCAATGGCCTCCAGGCCGTGGCGCTGCCCGATCACGCGCTGCTCCAGCGTATCGGCCAGTCGCAGCACCGACTGGGCCTCGTCGCGTACCATGCGGCCCACCGGGATGCCCGTCCAGTCAGCGACCACCGACGCCACAGCGGCCGCGTCCACCGCGGGATAGATCAGCGCGGCTTCGCCCTGGCGCTGGGCCAGTTCCTCCTGCGCCTGCGCCAATTCAGCGCGCAAACGGGCCGGATCCTGCGCGGGCGTCGCGGCGGTGGGGTGTTCTCGCGCCCCGACCTCGCCCTCTGCGGCGGCGGCGGCTTCCACGGTTTCGACAGCCGGCGCCGCGTCCTGGTCCAGCGCCCGGCGCAGCTCGAATACCCGCGCCGCCAGCGCACGCTTGGACTCCCAGCGCTGCGCCAGTTCGGTTTCGTGGGCGCGCGCCTGGGCCAGCTCGCCGGCCAGCTGGGTCACGCGCGCTTCGGCGCCGGCTCCCAGGCGGGCTTCGCGCGCCGCAATGCGCTGCTCGATCTCCAGCGCCTCGATACGCCGGCGCGCGTCTTCCAGCGCCGCCGGCACCGCATGCTGGCTGACCGCCACGCGCGCGCAGGCGGTGTCCAGCAGCGCCACGGCCTTGTCGGGCAACTGCCGCGCGGGAATATAGCGATGCGACAACGACACCGCTGCCTCGATGGCCTCATCCAGCAGCAACACCTGGTGATGCGCCTCAAGCGTGGCCGCCAGGCCGCGCAGCATGCCCAACGCGCGCGGTTCGGCCGGCTCGTGGATCTGCACGACCTGGAAGCGCCGCGTCAGCGCGGGATCTTTCTCGATGTATTTCTTATACTCCGACCATGTGGTGGCGCCGATGGTGCGCAACTGCCCGCGCGCCAGCGCGGGCTTGAGCAAGTTGGCGGCGTCGCCCGTGCCGGCCGCGCCGCCCGCCCCCACCAGGGTGTGGATTTCGTCGATGAACAGCACGATGGGGCTGGGGCTGGCCTGCACCTCATCGATCACGCCACGCAGGCGCTGCTCGAACTCGCCCTTCACACCAGCGCCTGCCTGCAGCAGGCCAATGTCCAGCAGATACAGCGACACCTCGCGCAAAGGGGGCGGCACGTCGCCGCTGGCCAGGCGCAAGGCCAGGCCTTCCACCACCGCGGTCTTGCCCACGCCGGCTTCGCCGGCCAGCAGCGGATTGTTCTGGCGGCGCCGCATCAGAATGTCGACGATCTGGCGGATTTCCTCGTCTCGTCCCGACACGGGGTCGATCTCGCCAGCCCGCGCCCGGGCGGTCAGGTCCACGGCATACTTGGCCAGCGCCGAGCCGCCCTCGGCGGGCGCGCCGCCGCCGGCCACCGCCTCGGCCGGCTGGGCCGTGGCATCTTCGGGCGACCCGCGCACAATATCGTCCAGCTGTTCCAGCAGCACATCGGGCACAATGCGCGAGAACTGGTCGGACATGCCCAGCAGCACATTGCGCAGGGCATACGTCTTGACCAGGCCGGCCATCAAGTGCCCGCCGCGGATGCGCCCGGCGCCATAGCGCAACGAGCCCAGCACCCAGGCGCGCTCGACCGCATGGTCGATGTGTTCCGACAAATCGGACACCGAACCCGCGCCGCGCGGCAGTTGGTCCAGCGCGGCGGTCAGGTCCGCCTGCAGCGCCCCCATGTCGAGGTCGAAGCGGCGAGCAATGCGGTGCAGGTCGCTGTCTTGCGTGTGCACGATCTGGTGTATCCAGTGCACCAGCTCGACATACGGATTGCCGCGCAGCTTGCAGAACGAAGTGGCGCCTTCCAGCGCCTGGTACAGCAGCGGATCGAGTTTGCCGAAAAGATCGAGGCGGCCGATGTCGGACATATCGTTATTGTGCTCAGCGTCAGGGTAAGGGAATCAATCGGGCGCGGCGCAGCCCAGCGAAAGCACCACATTGCGGTCGCCCACCAGTTTTTCATCGCTGGCCAGGGTCAGGGTGCGAGCGCCCGACTGCTTGACGCGCAACGCTCCGCGCTGCAAAAAGCTGCGGTGCCCATCGTCCAGCTCGACGTGCGACGCATACGTGGCGATGGCCGATTTGCAGCCGCAGCGGCCGATGGACTGCTTCACGTCCAGGGCAGCCTGCAGCAGCACCTGCCCATCGGTGGTGGCGCGCATGCCCGGCTGCACGTCCACGCAAGCCGCCAGCGCATTCTCGACCTTGATGGCGCCGGCCGCCTGGGCCGCCGCGGCGCATGCCATGGCCGCCAGCGCGGCCGCCAGGCGTGGAAAGTTATTCGACAAGCGTGCCTCCATTGGTAACGCGGCCGACCGCATACTCGACCTTGATGATCATCGTGGCCTGGCGATTGCCGCGCGCGTAGGTGCGCAGCAGCGGAAAAATGCGGCCCTCCACTTCGATGCAGCCATGGCTGTAGCCCTTGGTGGAATCGTGCAGGTAAAAGCCGCCGCGCGCCGGCGCGCATCGATTGCGGGTAGCCGCGTCGGCCGGCTCCAGGCGCGCGCGGTTGGTGCCCCAGTTGGACCACGGTTGCTCGCAGTCGCCGGCCGCCGCGCCCCGCGGAATCGACTGTATGCCCCAGGCGGGCTTCAGGTTGCAGGCGTCGCGGCCATCGTCCTTGGCTACGCCCTGGTCGGCCAGGTAGATCTTGTAGAAACCGGGCGGCACCGGCCCGCTTTCCGCAGTGCACGACTCGCCCGGCAACTGGAATCCCGGCAGTCCGCTGGTGGCGCGGAAAGTGCCATGGCCGGGCCAGCTCACGCGCTGGCCGTCGTAGATCATGTCGTGGGTCACGCGGTCACCTCCTGTGGTTGGGTTGGGGTTGCGGCCCGGCGCGCGGCGCGGTCGCGGCTTTCGTAGTCCAGCAGCAGGTCGCGCGCGTCGCCCTGCTCGGACCGGCGCTTGCCTAGCCAAGACGACAGGCCCAGCGGCTGGGCCGCGCCCAGCGCCACGCCCCGCACATCCTGCCGCTTGAGCACCGGCCGCACATCCCACGCCAGCTCTACGCCGATGTAATCGCGCACCCAGTGCAACAACTGGCGCGCGCGCCGCCCGCCCGGCAAAAAACTGGCGTACTCGGCGCGTCCCAGCGGGCCGAGCTCGATGCGAAACTTGTGCTGGGCATCGCGCACCGCCGTGCCCAGAATGGTGTCCCTGCCCAGGCCCAGGCTGCTTCCCAGGCCCAGCCGTTGCGACGGCTCCAGGCGTATCCATTGCGGCACGAACTCCGCGATGCGCACCGGCACCGAGAAAAAACTCTGCAGAATCTGCTTCAGCCCCTCCGGGTTGCGCGTCTGCCGGACCAGGTGGCCGGCCATATAGAACTTGGCGTGGTCCATTACCGTATCGCGGCGCAGCAGCGACGGCATGCCCATGTGCAGCAAGCTGGCCACGTAGCGGGTAAAGCGCTCTTCCTTGCGGTCCAGGCTGACTGTGCTCTGCGCGTCGGCCCAGGCCCGGTAGAACAGCAGGATCAGGCGGTGATGGAATATGTCGGCGAACGCCGACAGCGTCTGGTCGCCGTAATGGTGCATGCGCTCGCGCGCGTACTCGGTCAGATGCAGCGGCAACGGGCCGTTCGGCCCGAACAGTCCGAAACTGTAGATCGACAGCTCCGGTGGCCGTCCGGCCCGCGCCGGGCGCGCGGCCGCCAGGGTCGACGGCGCAAAGGCCATCGACGGCTCTTGCCGCAAGCGTACCGGTTCGTTGCGAGCCACGGTATCGCGGCCCAGCGGCAAGCGCGCGCCGGCGCGCGCGTCGATCCAGCGCAGCGTATTGAACAGGTCGTGAGCGTAGGGCTCCTTCTCCAGCGCGCGCCAGAATCCGGGCGGCAGCCCGGACGCCCCGGCGCCGGGCGGCGGCGGCACGGCGGGCTCCCGCCGCGCCTGCCCGAGGTCGGGCGCGGCCTGTTCCGGTTCGGTCGCCAGGCTGGCCACGTTTACCCCATGTGAATCTGCTTGGCGTCGACCTTCACCAGGTTCTCGCCGGTTACCATGGTGTACGAGGCATGCACCCGGGCGCTCTTCTCGGCCCGGTAGTCCAGCGAACCGGCGCGCACATGCTCCACTTCCTCGGTCGTGCGGAAACTCACGCGCGACAGGAATGACAGGCGGTCCATCACCGCCTCGTACACCTTGCCGATCAGGCGCGTGGTGCCTACCGTGG
Proteins encoded in this region:
- the tssK gene encoding type VI secretion system baseplate subunit TssK, encoding MAEKSKVVWSEGMFLRPQHFQQFERYLEGLLQQRAASLHGFFWGFSHLALDRDALAVGKLVLTQASGVLPDGTPFEFSHPDDAPQALEVPEHAQDVRVMLALPRIRPGATDVQYEDEADSLARYLVQEAEVEDSGSVGLEPALLQLGRLRLRLMLETDLGDEWLGLGVVRVIERRADNRVVLDERYIPPWLAAGAHPLLLGFVQELYGLLNARSEALAMRLSQPGRGGVSEVSDFMLLETVNRYIGALWHARQAEWLHPERLFHDWLMLACDLATYTAASRRPEVLPEYRHDDLQTTFEMLMNELRRSLSAVLEQHALQIPLQDRGQGVRVAQIPDLELLRTAGFVLAVHADMPSDTVRSRFPAQVKIGPVERIRDLVHLQLPGVTVRALPVAPRQIPYSAGHVYFELDKGGDFWKQLERTGALALHLAGEFPGLSMEFWALRD
- the tssJ gene encoding type VI secretion system lipoprotein TssJ; this encodes MVFRKTAISIVRGLCASLAALVLLAGCSSTARQVPVPYAIELTADPQVNPDVHGRPSPVQITVYELTSSSAFESRDFFSLQSDPQAALGKELLNTDQAILRPGETKTLKYSGSAQARVVGIVAAYRDLEKSHWRLVVPLPEAQNTNIYKVWQFSPNEEMIKVSVKDNSLAVVDRERSWWPF
- a CDS encoding FHA domain-containing protein, whose product is MRLTVQPRSDDPGSAPLSAVFQAPGGTLGRSADNHLVLPDNDRGICRIQAALRISDGACYLVNLSGMSRVSINGRAITRDQEVPLAPGDELAIGPYTLKAEDPDAPMATAPAAMAAAAATAAASAQAAPPEPDPLLESPLLEGADLAPPDTHTVHPASPPSYTAPEISKTPDTYIEPTPATPAQASDTLPAPPAPDTRETADTAPEPAQPLPEPPAPFPSAPARFDAPFADLDPPLAAEPQAPQSDPADVFSDLFGPGTLPVGSVPDVSAHPFDLESAQARNPEDPLSQLPRGDANVRGPLRDPLDMLGSPDADSADSVFSDQTPSTLPSHDPLDPHRSDPVTDTLTPRPRDDSAHAARDHLREYGGYMRPARARQPEEPDAAGKPPRK
- the tssH gene encoding type VI secretion system ATPase TssH; the encoded protein is MSDIGRLDLFGKLDPLLYQALEGATSFCKLRGNPYVELVHWIHQIVHTQDSDLHRIARRFDLDMGALQADLTAALDQLPRGAGSVSDLSEHIDHAVERAWVLGSLRYGAGRIRGGHLMAGLVKTYALRNVLLGMSDQFSRIVPDVLLEQLDDIVRGSPEDATAQPAEAVAGGGAPAEGGSALAKYAVDLTARARAGEIDPVSGRDEEIRQIVDILMRRRQNNPLLAGEAGVGKTAVVEGLALRLASGDVPPPLREVSLYLLDIGLLQAGAGVKGEFEQRLRGVIDEVQASPSPIVLFIDEIHTLVGAGGAAGTGDAANLLKPALARGQLRTIGATTWSEYKKYIEKDPALTRRFQVVQIHEPAEPRALGMLRGLAATLEAHHQVLLLDEAIEAAVSLSHRYIPARQLPDKAVALLDTACARVAVSQHAVPAALEDARRRIEALEIEQRIAAREARLGAGAEARVTQLAGELAQARAHETELAQRWESKRALAARVFELRRALDQDAAPAVETVEAAAAAEGEVGAREHPTAATPAQDPARLRAELAQAQEELAQRQGEAALIYPAVDAAAVASVVADWTGIPVGRMVRDEAQSVLRLADTLEQRVIGQRHGLEAIARRIQTSRARLTDPNKPVGVFLLCGPSGVGKTETALALAEALYGGEQNLIAINMSEFQESHTVSTLKGAPPGYVGYGEGGVLTEAVRRRPYSVVLLDEVEKAHADVHEIFFQVFDKGWMEDGEGRYIDFRNTIIILTSNVGTELIASLCRDPALMPDADGLAAALREPLLKAFPAALLGRLVAVPYMPLSDEMLARIVDLQFDRVRQRLLDNHGIALTVSPEATALVVARCTEVESGGRMVDAILTNTVLPQISRELLTASMEGREVRAVALEAAEGDFRYRYE
- a CDS encoding DUF2195 family protein, with protein sequence MSNNFPRLAAALAAMACAAAAQAAGAIKVENALAACVDVQPGMRATTDGQVLLQAALDVKQSIGRCGCKSAIATYASHVELDDGHRSFLQRGALRVKQSGARTLTLASDEKLVGDRNVVLSLGCAAPD
- a CDS encoding tlde1 domain-containing protein — its product is MTHDMIYDGQRVSWPGHGTFRATSGLPGFQLPGESCTAESGPVPPGFYKIYLADQGVAKDDGRDACNLKPAWGIQSIPRGAAAGDCEQPWSNWGTNRARLEPADAATRNRCAPARGGFYLHDSTKGYSHGCIEVEGRIFPLLRTYARGNRQATMIIKVEYAVGRVTNGGTLVE
- the tssG gene encoding type VI secretion system baseplate subunit TssG codes for the protein MPPPPGAGASGLPPGFWRALEKEPYAHDLFNTLRWIDARAGARLPLGRDTVARNEPVRLRQEPSMAFAPSTLAAARPARAGRPPELSIYSFGLFGPNGPLPLHLTEYARERMHHYGDQTLSAFADIFHHRLILLFYRAWADAQSTVSLDRKEERFTRYVASLLHMGMPSLLRRDTVMDHAKFYMAGHLVRQTRNPEGLKQILQSFFSVPVRIAEFVPQWIRLEPSQRLGLGSSLGLGRDTILGTAVRDAQHKFRIELGPLGRAEYASFLPGGRRARQLLHWVRDYIGVELAWDVRPVLKRQDVRGVALGAAQPLGLSSWLGKRRSEQGDARDLLLDYESRDRAARRAATPTQPQEVTA